A genomic segment from Polyangium mundeleinium encodes:
- a CDS encoding helix-turn-helix domain-containing protein: MLKDATGFVQAVMLEFKPGWSTPLLGVAANELCDAFVTLEDIWGRSGRDLCEELLGARGVPEVLDRLARAFAVRAHQNFESASARLARRAARWMEGEEMRVESVAERLGVTTRHLRRAFVENIGIGPKDFARSVRLQRALRMAATSGDWARIATDAGYYDQSHLIADFRALVGLTPAAFLERGSEIRPLRGAPEV, from the coding sequence ATGTTGAAGGATGCGACTGGCTTCGTGCAGGCCGTGATGCTCGAATTCAAGCCGGGCTGGTCGACGCCGCTGCTCGGCGTGGCCGCCAACGAGCTTTGCGACGCGTTCGTCACGCTGGAAGACATCTGGGGCCGTTCGGGCCGAGATCTTTGCGAGGAGCTCCTCGGCGCGAGGGGCGTGCCGGAGGTGCTTGACCGCCTCGCGCGTGCGTTCGCTGTGCGCGCGCATCAAAACTTCGAGTCCGCATCGGCCCGGCTCGCGCGTCGCGCGGCACGATGGATGGAAGGAGAAGAGATGCGCGTCGAGAGCGTCGCAGAACGACTCGGCGTCACGACGCGACATCTCCGTCGAGCGTTCGTGGAGAACATCGGCATCGGACCGAAGGATTTCGCGAGATCGGTTCGTCTGCAGCGTGCCTTGCGAATGGCGGCGACGTCGGGCGATTGGGCGAGGATCGCCACCGACGCTGGCTATTACGACCAATCGCATCTGATTGCCGACTTCCGGGCTCTCGTCGGGCTCACCCCAGCGGCATTCTTGGAGCGAGGAAGCGAGATACGCCCTCTGCGCGGCGCCCCCGAGGTGTAA
- a CDS encoding four helix bundle protein, whose amino-acid sequence MALRIYSVTIEMLRRLRPVIEKIGRKDANLADQLRRAATSVPLNLHEGAYSQGRNVRARWHTAMGSAAEVRACLDAAEALGYVESVDDGLRDALDHIIATLYRLARR is encoded by the coding sequence ATGGCTCTCAGGATCTACAGCGTCACGATCGAAATGCTGCGGCGGTTGCGGCCGGTCATCGAAAAGATCGGCAGGAAAGATGCGAACCTGGCGGATCAGCTACGGCGTGCAGCTACCAGCGTGCCGCTGAATCTGCACGAAGGCGCCTATTCGCAGGGGCGGAACGTGCGGGCGCGGTGGCATACCGCCATGGGCTCGGCGGCGGAGGTGCGCGCGTGCTTGGACGCGGCGGAAGCGCTGGGCTACGTCGAATCGGTCGATGATGGCCTGCGCGATGCGCTCGACCATATCATAGCCACCTTGTACCGGCTGGCGCGGCGGTGA
- a CDS encoding spermidine synthase: protein MRRRSLSSALPWLASALLAACTGSAPPAREASPASTPNSPPPPAAPTLPPGVLAEGAGAQGVVRVEERDGLRLLTIDGVVQAAVPAGRRDIVASPDPLVTLVRAARPNARTVLVIGLGSGRTAAALATEGLEVEVAELEPAVIDFARRFFGYQGHAAASDGLDYLARARKMYDIVVVDAFNGKEPPRRFLTRDALLKMGLRSGSATLIAARWRGSPHGSSSPAVPHLMGDIRVFSQLFGSGVGDEEQNLYLIASATPANLIGPQGIAAWPIPGALPEHARPAATAVPGSPASRRVTLLGYLVRTREDGALCIDLPHYEMGAQRYRLSGPAVDALTKLLPSGEAAPTDGDIGSDGDTKATLRDLLGGGGFKRSDVRFSSVVVAVEGDAALAAVVHPDAASGVPKEIRGDAPTDPRLPFGGALYDLVVDKVLFTFDRSAWSKQKTKLSPIAARAVKAIGAHDFDAAGKSIVEYLAIMRRDLGPFAEQLAAFAEVSRVQRQIERESAAVRAESAFVIAKACDRAGNAAGIDRFTSASEDAKAFVSALRGCARRGYREARQKESGEGARTATARLYALLQDDMLEVQPNSVDGRRIEAEIAAIEKSVPEVQPLQEPPRETLGP, encoded by the coding sequence ATGCGTCGCAGGTCTCTCTCCTCCGCCCTCCCCTGGCTCGCCTCCGCGCTCCTTGCGGCGTGCACCGGCAGTGCGCCTCCGGCGCGCGAGGCCTCACCTGCGTCGACCCCGAACTCGCCGCCTCCGCCCGCGGCTCCTACGCTCCCGCCGGGCGTGCTCGCAGAGGGGGCCGGCGCGCAGGGAGTCGTACGCGTCGAGGAGCGCGATGGACTGCGGCTGCTGACCATTGACGGCGTCGTACAAGCAGCCGTGCCGGCGGGCAGGCGGGATATCGTCGCGTCCCCAGATCCCCTGGTCACGCTGGTGCGCGCGGCCCGGCCAAACGCGAGGACCGTGTTGGTCATTGGGCTCGGGAGCGGGCGGACCGCCGCCGCGCTCGCGACCGAGGGGCTCGAGGTCGAGGTCGCGGAGCTGGAGCCCGCCGTCATCGATTTCGCGCGCCGGTTTTTCGGCTATCAAGGGCACGCCGCCGCGTCCGATGGACTCGACTATCTCGCGCGTGCCCGCAAGATGTACGATATCGTCGTCGTCGACGCATTCAACGGGAAAGAGCCGCCGCGGCGCTTTCTCACGCGCGATGCGCTCCTGAAGATGGGCCTGCGGAGCGGCAGCGCAACGCTCATCGCCGCGCGTTGGCGGGGTTCGCCCCACGGATCGTCTTCCCCCGCGGTGCCCCATCTCATGGGCGATATCCGCGTCTTCTCGCAGCTATTCGGTAGCGGTGTGGGGGACGAGGAGCAGAATCTTTATCTCATCGCGTCCGCGACCCCGGCGAATCTGATTGGCCCGCAGGGGATCGCCGCCTGGCCGATCCCCGGAGCCTTGCCGGAGCACGCGCGCCCGGCCGCCACGGCTGTACCCGGCTCGCCAGCGTCGCGCCGGGTGACATTGCTCGGTTATCTGGTGCGCACACGAGAGGACGGAGCGCTTTGCATCGATTTGCCGCACTACGAGATGGGAGCGCAGCGCTATCGGCTCTCAGGCCCCGCCGTCGATGCGCTCACGAAGCTCCTGCCAAGCGGCGAGGCTGCGCCCACCGACGGAGATATCGGATCGGACGGCGATACGAAGGCGACGCTCCGTGATCTGCTCGGCGGCGGAGGGTTCAAGCGCTCTGACGTGAGGTTCTCGTCCGTGGTTGTCGCGGTCGAGGGGGACGCGGCGCTCGCCGCTGTCGTGCACCCGGACGCTGCGAGTGGCGTTCCGAAGGAGATCCGCGGGGACGCCCCGACCGACCCCCGCCTGCCCTTTGGCGGTGCGCTCTACGATCTCGTGGTCGACAAGGTGCTTTTCACGTTCGATCGCTCTGCGTGGTCGAAGCAAAAAACAAAGCTATCACCAATCGCCGCCCGCGCTGTGAAGGCGATCGGGGCGCATGACTTCGATGCCGCCGGAAAGAGCATCGTCGAGTACCTCGCGATCATGCGGCGCGACCTCGGCCCGTTCGCGGAACAGCTCGCGGCCTTTGCGGAGGTGTCGCGCGTGCAGAGGCAGATCGAACGCGAGAGCGCGGCGGTGCGGGCGGAGTCTGCGTTCGTGATCGCGAAGGCGTGCGACCGCGCCGGTAACGCCGCCGGGATCGATCGATTCACGAGCGCGAGCGAAGACGCGAAGGCGTTCGTGAGCGCGCTGCGTGGCTGCGCGCGGCGAGGCTACCGAGAGGCGCGGCAAAAGGAGAGCGGAGAGGGAGCGCGTACCGCGACGGCGCGTCTGTACGCGTTGCTGCAGGACGATATGCTCGAGGTACAACCGAACTCGGTAGATGGGCGTCGGATCGAGGCCGAAATAGCCGCGATCGAGAAGAGTGTGCCCGAAGTTCAGCCATTGCAAGAACCGCCCAGGGAGACATTGGGCCCGTGA
- a CDS encoding thiamine pyrophosphate-binding protein → MTRSKSSRRVRRTLTLHLAPGLANGLANLHNAKRAQVPMVNIVGEHRQGHKATDSPLTGDIESLAHTMSHWVRTTTSADNIAGDTAEAIKQANTLPGRIATLILPADTAWTEAKPSSSFEFSAPTPREAYVWPFER, encoded by the coding sequence ATGACCCGGTCCAAGTCGTCAAGACGGGTTCGCCGGACGCTTACGTTGCACCTGGCACCCGGGCTAGCAAACGGGCTCGCCAACCTTCACAATGCCAAGCGTGCGCAGGTGCCGATGGTCAACATCGTGGGGGAGCACCGGCAAGGCCACAAGGCAACGGATTCGCCGTTAACCGGGGATATCGAGAGCTTGGCCCACACCATGTCTCACTGGGTACGAACGACCACGTCTGCAGACAACATCGCGGGAGACACGGCGGAGGCAATCAAGCAAGCTAACACGCTGCCGGGCCGCATCGCCACGTTAATCCTTCCTGCGGATACGGCCTGGACCGAAGCGAAGCCCTCAAGCTCATTTGAATTTAGTGCACCAACGCCGCGCGAAGCGTATGTTTGGCCTTTCGAGCGTTGA
- a CDS encoding helix-turn-helix transcriptional regulator has translation MTTTERLLYLLSLLQTRRDWPGSLLASRLNISDRTVRRDIDRLRDMGYNIQATMGPEGGYRLDAGHALPPLLFDDDQAVAVAIALRAATTLGAGIEEAAIRALGTIRQVMPSPLRHRLDALELTAIGRPGDAAPVTASLDVLVTLAQTIRDRQTLHFDYAPRDGADDSEPRPPRRVEPHHLVISHGRWYLVAWDLGREDWRLFSVDRVHPSVPLGARFIPRMVPGGDVKEFVSARFKGSNVNDWACRGTVRLHLPARAVLPFAGDGKVTAVDLHTCTLESGSWSWGSLAAFFGRFEVAMEVIGPPELAAAFAALAERYAQTGKTGPIGTAVRT, from the coding sequence ATGACGACGACAGAACGACTGCTCTACCTGTTGTCGCTGCTGCAGACCCGCCGCGACTGGCCAGGTTCGCTGCTGGCATCCCGCCTCAACATCAGCGACCGCACGGTTCGCAGAGACATCGACCGTCTCCGCGACATGGGCTACAACATCCAGGCCACCATGGGCCCTGAGGGCGGATACCGCCTCGACGCCGGCCATGCGTTGCCGCCGCTCCTCTTCGACGACGACCAGGCCGTGGCGGTGGCCATCGCACTGCGTGCGGCCACGACCCTCGGCGCGGGAATCGAAGAGGCTGCCATCCGCGCGCTCGGCACGATCCGCCAGGTGATGCCATCGCCGCTACGGCACCGCCTCGACGCCCTAGAGCTCACGGCCATCGGCCGTCCCGGTGATGCCGCCCCCGTGACTGCGTCGCTCGACGTGCTCGTGACCCTTGCACAGACCATCCGCGACCGTCAGACCCTTCACTTCGACTACGCCCCCCGTGACGGTGCCGATGACAGCGAGCCGCGCCCACCGCGGCGCGTGGAACCTCACCACCTGGTTATCTCGCACGGCCGGTGGTACCTCGTCGCCTGGGACCTGGGCCGTGAGGACTGGCGCCTCTTCAGCGTCGACCGCGTCCACCCAAGCGTCCCCCTCGGTGCCCGGTTCATTCCGCGCATGGTGCCAGGCGGCGATGTCAAGGAATTCGTCTCCGCCCGGTTCAAAGGATCGAATGTCAACGACTGGGCATGCCGCGGCACCGTCCGCCTTCACTTGCCAGCGCGCGCGGTCCTTCCCTTCGCCGGCGACGGAAAGGTCACCGCTGTCGATTTGCATACCTGCACGCTCGAATCGGGCTCGTGGTCCTGGGGCTCACTGGCCGCCTTCTTCGGAAGGTTCGAGGTGGCGATGGAGGTCATCGGCCCGCCCGAGCTAGCGGCAGCCTTCGCGGCGCTCGCGGAGCGCTACGCGCAGACCGGCAAGACAGGGCCGATCGGAACGGCCGTCCGCACGTGA
- a CDS encoding DUF308 domain-containing protein — translation MDRATRDIFVISDLHLGDGGARDNFEAGKKTGELRAFIDHVGAEGGELFILGDLFELWQMNMSRLFVKRRELLDHLAAVETIYVPGNHDVDLVHFAGTDLLAHPLFAHMRTPFEREIAGRRFLFCHGHETDPFNAGDDPGFGRMLAIFGGVFEDENGSPLLPSGESAEDVLEQFGDSMLLIWRCALGAMKKHATREDLRPNATLTPAQNPDRLGEHVAGVRANRQKGGYDVVVLGHTHKVGRIGDWYFNSGSWTGPLNHFLRISPDGHVRHLEWKSGRAIEHEMPVVAPDEPLRAEPPAVKNPFQSARFAVKTLFPRPKKPEPARWILLAQGALAFALGIGTLSVSIGQGATAGWRVLVTAFGLYVLVDGVISLMAARPEAPIKRLFSRLRGAAGILLGLVVLRRGYAAEIFVVLVGIWAFISGALRAAASVVFKGMVDSRWLFIVGVGLMIAGLILLLWPPSAPLVKYVLAGYLCYYGLGEMLAGVFGQRLPKKSGLIRAFVPPRPGDPASAAPLR, via the coding sequence ATGGATCGGGCAACCAGGGACATCTTCGTCATCAGCGATCTGCACCTCGGTGACGGCGGTGCGCGCGACAACTTCGAGGCAGGCAAGAAGACGGGAGAGCTGCGCGCGTTTATCGACCACGTCGGCGCCGAGGGAGGCGAGCTCTTCATCCTCGGCGATCTCTTCGAGCTCTGGCAGATGAACATGAGCCGCCTCTTCGTGAAGCGGCGGGAGCTGCTCGACCACCTGGCTGCCGTGGAAACCATCTATGTGCCAGGCAATCACGACGTCGACCTCGTCCACTTCGCCGGTACGGACCTCCTCGCTCATCCCTTGTTCGCCCACATGCGCACGCCGTTCGAGCGGGAGATCGCGGGCAGGCGATTCCTCTTCTGCCACGGGCACGAGACCGATCCCTTCAACGCAGGGGACGACCCCGGTTTCGGCCGTATGCTCGCCATCTTCGGCGGCGTCTTCGAGGACGAGAACGGCTCTCCGCTGCTGCCGAGCGGCGAGAGCGCAGAGGACGTGCTCGAGCAGTTCGGCGATTCGATGTTGTTGATCTGGAGGTGCGCCCTCGGAGCCATGAAAAAGCACGCGACGCGCGAGGATCTGCGCCCCAACGCGACCCTGACCCCAGCGCAGAACCCGGATCGGCTCGGCGAGCACGTGGCCGGCGTTCGCGCCAATCGCCAGAAAGGCGGTTACGACGTGGTGGTGCTCGGGCACACCCACAAGGTGGGTCGAATCGGAGATTGGTATTTCAACAGCGGATCGTGGACGGGCCCTCTCAACCACTTCCTGCGTATCTCGCCGGACGGCCACGTTCGTCATCTCGAGTGGAAGAGCGGCCGCGCCATCGAGCACGAGATGCCCGTCGTGGCGCCCGACGAGCCGCTCCGCGCCGAGCCGCCCGCGGTGAAGAACCCGTTTCAATCGGCCAGGTTCGCCGTCAAGACGCTCTTTCCCAGGCCGAAGAAGCCGGAGCCGGCGCGGTGGATCCTCCTCGCTCAGGGCGCGCTGGCGTTCGCCTTAGGTATCGGCACCTTGAGCGTCTCCATCGGTCAGGGGGCGACCGCGGGGTGGCGCGTGCTCGTGACGGCCTTCGGCCTCTACGTCCTCGTCGACGGGGTCATCTCGCTGATGGCCGCGCGGCCCGAGGCACCCATCAAGCGCCTCTTCTCCCGCCTACGCGGCGCGGCTGGAATCCTGCTCGGGCTCGTGGTGCTCCGCCGCGGCTATGCGGCAGAGATCTTCGTCGTCTTGGTCGGCATCTGGGCGTTCATCTCGGGTGCGCTGCGCGCCGCGGCGTCGGTGGTGTTCAAGGGAATGGTCGACTCGCGTTGGCTCTTCATCGTTGGCGTCGGGTTGATGATCGCCGGCCTCATCCTGCTCTTGTGGCCGCCATCGGCTCCGCTGGTCAAATACGTGCTTGCCGGATACCTCTGTTATTACGGTCTAGGGGAGATGCTGGCCGGCGTCTTCGGGCAAAGATTGCCGAAGAAGTCCGGACTCATCCGGGCGTTCGTCCCGCCGCGACCCGGCGACCCCGCCTCGGCGGCGCCTCTCCGATAG
- a CDS encoding VOC family protein has product MSIQTTTHLNFRGDARHALEFYQSVFGGHLVIKTYADFGMPAHVPGADKVVFGLIAAENGFRVMGYDIPGQTEGGIASGGSTRRENGVTITDQALFVSISADSLEEIQRHWNALVVDATVVEPLAASAWSAGFGMLTDRFGVTWTASVTAS; this is encoded by the coding sequence ATGTCCATCCAGACGACCACCCACCTCAACTTTCGTGGCGACGCGCGCCATGCGCTGGAGTTCTACCAGTCCGTCTTCGGCGGCCACCTGGTCATCAAGACCTACGCAGACTTCGGCATGCCGGCCCACGTGCCCGGCGCCGACAAGGTCGTGTTCGGTCTCATCGCCGCCGAGAACGGTTTCCGTGTGATGGGCTACGACATCCCCGGTCAGACCGAGGGTGGCATCGCCTCCGGCGGTTCGACCCGTCGCGAGAACGGCGTCACGATCACCGACCAGGCGCTCTTTGTCTCGATCAGCGCCGACAGCCTCGAAGAGATACAGCGCCACTGGAACGCGCTGGTCGTCGACGCCACGGTCGTGGAGCCGCTCGCCGCGTCGGCGTGGAGCGCAGGCTTCGGCATGCTCACGGATCGCTTCGGCGTGACCTGGACCGCCAGCGTCACCGCTTCCTGA
- a CDS encoding RNA polymerase sigma factor: protein MATIPLHLPPANFTAAHALLGRLYLEHRAFLRRLLLTQAIPFRDVEDIVQEVFLTAWRRLECLLTPEQARPWLVVIGLNRASNYRKLARHEREVFTGLAEDGPAQEHASSSPEELMQAMYGWFRLKRFLWKVGPRIRAVVMPYLEGRSVREIAEALGIKTKTAYSRLSLARRHLQTLALA, encoded by the coding sequence ATGGCAACGATACCGCTCCATCTTCCGCCGGCAAACTTTACGGCGGCGCACGCCCTGCTCGGGCGGCTCTACCTCGAACACCGCGCTTTCCTTCGCCGCCTCCTTCTCACGCAGGCCATCCCTTTCCGTGATGTGGAGGATATCGTCCAGGAGGTCTTCCTCACGGCCTGGCGCCGCCTCGAATGCCTCCTCACGCCGGAGCAGGCCCGCCCGTGGCTCGTGGTGATCGGGCTCAACCGTGCGAGCAACTATCGAAAGCTTGCGCGTCACGAGCGAGAGGTCTTCACGGGGCTCGCGGAGGACGGCCCCGCGCAGGAACACGCGTCGTCGTCGCCTGAGGAACTCATGCAGGCGATGTATGGGTGGTTCCGGCTGAAGCGGTTCCTCTGGAAGGTCGGCCCGCGCATCCGGGCGGTGGTCATGCCGTACCTGGAGGGTCGGTCGGTCCGGGAGATCGCCGAAGCGCTCGGCATCAAAACGAAAACCGCCTACTCCCGCCTGTCCCTCGCTCGACGGCACCTGCAAACGCTCGCGCTCGCCTGA
- a CDS encoding SDR family NAD(P)-dependent oxidoreductase produces the protein MTHMQHPIGTGFTAASTTDDVLRGIDLTGKNVIVTGGHAGLGLETTRALAKAGASVTVGSREPDRAALAIAGLERVEASRLDLVDPTSIDAFANRWLASHRPLHILINNAAPPSPKEIVRDARGYELQFATSHLGHFQLTLGLLPALRAAHGARVVNVSSGAQRFGHIRWDDPNFATGYDSRLAYAQSKKANVLFAVELDRRYAKDGIRGYAVHPGVVVGTNLNASAGPEALRAMGLIDADGKPIIDPGRGKKTLPQGASTIVFAATSPLLAEIGGVYLKDNDISSLDDAPKPLTADSIPSDVASHSIDPQSAQRLWELSERLLKA, from the coding sequence ATGACGCACATGCAACATCCCATCGGAACGGGCTTCACCGCCGCATCGACGACCGACGACGTCCTCAGGGGCATCGACCTGACCGGCAAGAATGTCATCGTCACGGGCGGCCACGCCGGACTCGGTCTCGAAACCACGCGCGCGCTGGCCAAGGCTGGCGCGTCGGTCACCGTCGGTTCTCGCGAGCCAGATCGTGCCGCCCTCGCGATCGCCGGGCTCGAACGTGTCGAGGCGAGTCGGCTGGACCTCGTCGACCCAACGTCCATCGACGCGTTCGCAAACCGCTGGCTCGCGTCGCATCGTCCACTTCACATCCTCATCAACAACGCCGCGCCGCCATCGCCCAAAGAGATCGTTCGCGACGCGCGCGGCTACGAATTACAATTCGCGACCAGCCATCTCGGTCACTTCCAGCTCACCCTCGGTCTCTTGCCGGCCCTGCGCGCGGCTCACGGAGCGCGGGTCGTCAACGTGTCGTCCGGCGCGCAACGCTTCGGCCACATCCGGTGGGACGATCCGAACTTTGCGACGGGCTACGACTCCCGGCTCGCCTATGCGCAGTCGAAGAAGGCGAACGTACTCTTCGCTGTCGAGCTGGATCGGCGCTATGCCAAAGACGGGATCCGCGGTTATGCCGTCCATCCAGGCGTCGTCGTCGGTACGAACCTGAACGCCTCGGCCGGACCGGAGGCGCTGCGGGCCATGGGGCTGATCGACGCGGACGGCAAGCCGATCATCGATCCGGGACGTGGGAAGAAGACGTTGCCGCAAGGTGCAAGCACGATCGTATTCGCCGCCACGAGCCCGCTGCTCGCGGAAATCGGCGGGGTCTATCTCAAGGACAACGACATTTCGTCGCTGGACGACGCGCCGAAGCCCCTGACCGCGGACAGCATCCCTTCCGACGTCGCGTCCCACTCCATCGACCCGCAATCCGCACAGCGGCTCTGGGAGTTGAGCGAGCGGCTCCTGAAGGCGTGA
- a CDS encoding transposase encodes MTVIQRFDSALRLNVHAHTLVLDGVYVRRAGMDGECLSFLRLSAPTEGEVQNVAERTAKRVAAILKNRGRSIEGLSGGEVGDDIEPALMACYDVAARAPALRVVEPSRIREDERVAVVMGFNVHAGAAIDGRDRKRVERVCRYLVRCRRRVFIGCGFTACSRRMRHCEEKSFRRHGHRQRRTSRHPERLCSCLYSVSISMWTKPPEEKRDASRGRGFCDMCSPSM; translated from the coding sequence GTGACAGTCATCCAGCGATTCGACTCGGCGCTGCGGCTGAACGTGCATGCGCATACGCTCGTGCTGGATGGTGTGTACGTGCGGCGCGCGGGTATGGATGGAGAATGCTTGTCGTTTCTGCGGCTGTCAGCGCCGACGGAGGGTGAGGTCCAGAATGTCGCCGAGCGGACCGCAAAGCGGGTGGCGGCGATATTGAAGAACCGGGGCCGCTCGATCGAAGGCCTATCTGGCGGTGAAGTGGGAGACGATATCGAGCCTGCGCTTATGGCTTGTTATGACGTGGCGGCGCGAGCGCCTGCGCTGCGCGTGGTGGAGCCGAGCCGAATACGTGAGGATGAGCGTGTAGCTGTCGTGATGGGTTTCAACGTCCACGCGGGAGCGGCGATCGATGGTCGGGATCGGAAACGCGTGGAGCGGGTGTGCCGGTACCTGGTGAGGTGCCGCCGCCGCGTTTTCATAGGGTGCGGTTTCACGGCGTGCTCGCGCCGAATGCGGCATTGCGAAGAGAAGTCGTTTCGTCGGCACGGTCATCGGCAGCGCCGAACGTCGCGCCACCCCGAGCGCCTTTGCAGTTGCCTCTATTCGGTGAGCATTTCGATGTGGACGAAGCCACCGGAGGAAAAGCGCGACGCAAGCCGTGGGCGTGGCTTTTGCGACATGTGTTCGCCATCGATGTGA
- a CDS encoding transposase: MFGLSSVEDAFPGAVTVIQRFDLALRLNVHAHTLVLDGVYVRRAGMDGECLSFLRLSAPTEGEVQNVAERTAKRVAAILKNRGRSIEGLSGGEVGDDIEPALMACYDVAARAPALRVVEPSRIREDERVAVVMGFNVHAGAAIDGRDRKRVERVCRYLVRCRRRVFIGCGFTACSRRMRHCEEKSFRRHGHRQRRTSRHPERLCSCYSVSGRRHRRKSATQAVGVAFATCVRHRCDSVSEVCEHDAVAKRCAYTGCDSRRVGPRGALGAWTADA, encoded by the coding sequence ATGTTTGGCCTTTCGAGCGTTGAAGATGCGTTTCCCGGAGCCGTGACAGTCATCCAGCGATTCGACTTGGCGCTGCGGCTGAACGTGCATGCGCATACGCTCGTGCTGGATGGTGTGTACGTGCGGCGCGCGGGTATGGATGGAGAATGCTTGTCGTTTCTGCGGCTGTCAGCGCCGACGGAGGGTGAGGTCCAGAATGTCGCCGAGCGGACCGCAAAGCGGGTGGCGGCGATATTGAAGAACCGGGGCCGCTCGATCGAAGGCCTATCTGGCGGTGAAGTGGGAGACGATATCGAGCCTGCGCTTATGGCTTGTTATGACGTGGCGGCGCGAGCGCCTGCGCTGCGCGTGGTGGAGCCGAGCCGAATACGTGAGGATGAGCGTGTAGCTGTCGTGATGGGTTTCAACGTCCACGCGGGAGCGGCGATCGATGGTCGGGATCGGAAACGCGTGGAGCGGGTGTGCCGGTACCTGGTGAGGTGCCGCCGCCGCGTTTTCATAGGGTGCGGTTTCACGGCGTGCTCGCGCCGAATGCGGCATTGCGAAGAGAAGTCGTTTCGTCGGCACGGTCATCGGCAGCGCCGAACGTCGCGCCACCCCGAGCGCCTTTGCAGTTGCTATTCGGTGAGTGGACGACGCCACCGGAGGAAAAGCGCGACGCAAGCCGTGGGCGTGGCTTTTGCGACATGTGTTCGCCATCGATGTGACAGCGTGTCCGAAGTGTGCGAGCACGATGCGGTGGCGAAACGTTGCGCTTACACCGGATGCGATTCGCGAAGGGTTGGCCCGCGCGGGGCTCTCGGCGCGTGGACCGCCGATGCGTAA